The following proteins are co-located in the Argopecten irradians isolate NY chromosome 9, Ai_NY, whole genome shotgun sequence genome:
- the LOC138332147 gene encoding peritrophin-48-like has translation MLLLCFLIFISQGFVNCDFDCTGKANGNYEITCKSYIECSNGVKTVHNCTGDQMYNMTSKQCDGPSPPCNIKRDCKNLPDKLYPDMETKCKSYYTCHKGDFLGHNFCSPGLVFDELNQRCNWPEEVAPPCGTKHSA, from the exons ATGCTTCTCCTGTGTTTCCTGATCTTTATTTCTCAAGGATTCG ttaATTGCGACTTTGACTGTACTGGAAAGGCGAACGGAAATTATGAAATTACGTGCAAATCCTACATCGAATGTTCGAACGGAGTGAAAACTGTTCACAACTGTACCGGTGATCAGATGTACAACATGACATCCAAACAATGTGACGG ACCAAGCCCTCCGTGTAACATCAAGCGTGACTGTAAGAACTTGCCTGACAAACTCTATCCAGACATGGAAACTAAGTGCAAGTCTTATTATACCTGCCACAAAGGTGATTTCCTTGGACACAACTTCTGTAGTCCTG GTTTGGTATTCGATGAGTTGAACCAGCGATGTAACTGGCCAGAAGAAGTAGCGCCACCGTGTGGAACAAAACACAGCGCCTGA